Proteins encoded by one window of Marixanthomonas sp. SCSIO 43207:
- a CDS encoding DUF5686 and carboxypeptidase regulatory-like domain-containing protein: protein MTRILLAIVFLTSAIAQAQLVGKVTDTKNNPLPFVNIYLKDSYKGTTTNDNGNYKLTISETGQYQVIFQFLGYKTVTKTINATSLPHVLNVTLQEESVSLDEVVLNNGEDPAYRIIRQTINNRRLNLEKNSAYTADFYSRGIWRVEDLPEKILGQEVGDFDGALDSTRTGIIYLSETISEIAYQKPDNFKEKIIASKVSGNDNGFSFNSAQDANFSFYENTIDINAAIVSPIADNALNYYKYKLDGVFYEENKLINKIKVTPKRPKDRVWEGFIYIVEDDWQLYGTELTTTGTAIQVPMVTKLIFKQNFKFDTKTDSWVKRSQTIDFGFKFLGFQGDGQFIAVYSNYDFKPQFSENTFSNEVLLFTENANKKDSIFWKGTRPVPLTNEELKDYIKKDSIQELRKSKKYLDSVDAVSNKLRVLDPITGYTYKNTYNKWRLNYEGIIPGINFNTVQGWNAAAGLQYFKWYDENQTEWLSIYGDATYGISEDRLRFTGGITKNFNRTNRLRLSLFGGSKVQQFNANEPISPIVNTVSTLFFERNYMKVYELNHAKIAYSQELFNGLRLFTNAGFEQRKPLFNTTDYVTIPNDDVSYTSNNPINSSDFDNAAITEHELFKTTISAAITFGQKYMTYPDGKYNLGNNKYPALNITFENGLGASNKDYNYSQLKASVYQSINTGNKGEFAYRLKGGTFFNGENISFVDYQHFNGNQTRIGTSSNYTNVFNLLPYYQLSTNKNYFEGHLEHDFKGWILGKIPGVNQLNFNLVAGAHLLSIENNKPYSEFSVGIDNLGIGNFRFLRLDYVRSYYNGNSDGAFVFGLKFLGFLD, encoded by the coding sequence ATGACCAGAATTTTACTCGCTATTGTTTTTTTAACCTCAGCAATTGCTCAAGCTCAACTAGTAGGAAAAGTTACCGACACCAAAAACAATCCACTACCTTTTGTAAACATATATCTTAAAGATTCCTACAAAGGCACTACAACCAACGATAATGGAAATTATAAATTAACCATTTCTGAAACAGGCCAGTATCAAGTAATTTTTCAGTTTTTGGGTTATAAAACAGTAACCAAAACCATTAATGCAACGTCACTACCCCACGTTTTAAATGTTACTTTACAAGAAGAATCTGTAAGCCTCGATGAAGTAGTTTTAAATAATGGCGAAGATCCTGCGTATCGAATTATTAGACAAACTATTAACAACCGAAGATTAAACCTTGAAAAAAATTCAGCATATACTGCAGATTTTTATTCAAGAGGTATCTGGCGAGTTGAAGATTTACCTGAAAAAATATTGGGGCAAGAAGTAGGAGATTTTGATGGAGCACTTGATTCAACCCGAACCGGAATCATTTACCTCTCTGAGACTATTAGTGAAATAGCGTACCAAAAACCAGACAATTTTAAAGAAAAAATTATAGCCAGCAAAGTAAGCGGAAATGACAATGGTTTTAGCTTTAACAGTGCCCAAGATGCCAATTTTTCTTTTTATGAAAACACAATTGATATTAATGCAGCTATTGTTTCTCCCATAGCAGATAATGCGTTAAACTATTATAAATATAAACTTGATGGGGTTTTTTATGAAGAAAACAAACTCATCAATAAAATTAAAGTAACTCCCAAAAGACCAAAAGATCGCGTTTGGGAAGGTTTTATATATATTGTTGAAGATGATTGGCAGCTCTACGGAACCGAGCTTACCACAACAGGCACTGCCATTCAAGTGCCTATGGTTACAAAATTAATTTTTAAACAAAATTTTAAATTTGATACCAAAACAGATAGTTGGGTAAAGCGTTCACAAACCATAGATTTTGGGTTCAAATTTTTAGGCTTTCAAGGAGATGGTCAATTTATTGCCGTATATAGTAACTACGATTTTAAACCTCAATTTTCAGAAAACACCTTTAGTAATGAAGTATTATTGTTTACTGAAAATGCCAACAAAAAAGACAGTATTTTTTGGAAAGGAACACGTCCCGTTCCTTTAACCAATGAAGAGTTGAAAGATTACATAAAAAAAGACAGCATTCAAGAACTTCGGAAATCTAAAAAATATTTAGACTCGGTAGATGCGGTTTCAAATAAGTTAAGGGTGTTAGATCCTATAACCGGATATACCTATAAAAACACCTACAACAAATGGCGGTTAAATTATGAAGGAATTATTCCGGGTATAAATTTTAACACCGTTCAAGGTTGGAATGCCGCTGCAGGTCTTCAATATTTTAAATGGTATGACGAAAACCAAACAGAATGGCTTTCTATTTATGGCGATGCTACGTATGGAATTTCTGAAGACAGACTTCGTTTTACCGGCGGAATAACCAAAAACTTCAACCGTACCAATAGATTGCGTTTATCACTTTTTGGCGGAAGTAAAGTACAACAATTCAATGCAAATGAACCCATTTCACCTATTGTAAACACTGTTTCAACTCTATTTTTTGAGCGCAATTATATGAAAGTATATGAGTTAAACCACGCAAAAATAGCTTATAGTCAAGAACTTTTTAATGGGTTACGGTTGTTTACAAACGCGGGTTTTGAACAACGTAAACCACTTTTTAATACTACAGATTATGTAACCATTCCAAACGATGATGTTTCATACACTTCAAACAATCCCATAAATTCATCAGATTTTGATAATGCAGCAATTACAGAACACGAACTTTTTAAAACAACCATTTCTGCAGCTATCACTTTTGGTCAAAAGTATATGACCTACCCCGACGGAAAATACAATTTAGGAAATAACAAATACCCTGCGCTCAACATAACCTTTGAGAATGGTTTAGGAGCATCAAATAAAGATTATAATTATAGTCAATTAAAAGCCAGTGTGTATCAATCTATCAACACAGGTAACAAAGGTGAGTTTGCTTACCGTCTAAAAGGAGGTACTTTTTTTAATGGAGAAAACATAAGCTTTGTAGATTATCAACATTTCAATGGAAACCAAACCCGAATTGGCACTTCATCTAATTATACCAATGTTTTTAATTTACTTCCTTATTATCAGTTAAGCACCAATAAAAACTACTTTGAAGGCCATCTTGAACACGATTTTAAAGGCTGGATATTAGGTAAAATTCCCGGTGTTAATCAACTAAATTTTAATCTGGTTGCCGGAGCACATCTTTTAAGCATAGAAAACAATAAACCGTATAGTGAGTTTTCAGTAGGTATTGATAATTTGGGAATAGGCAATTTCCGATTTTTGAGGCTAGATTATGTACGGTCGTATTACAATGGAAACAGCGATGGTGCTTTTGTCTTTGGTTTAAAGTTTTTAGGGTTTTTAGACTAA
- a CDS encoding DUF6503 family protein translates to MKNVVILFLFFAVIACKEQTEKNEQVIANKELTAQDIIDKAIKKSCNGNCNQAEITFTFRENSYRSKRLKGAFELERVAKDSIGVVRDQLTNEGFTRSVNDVELKIADTTAKKLSNSVNSVHYFVQLPYGLNDAAVQKKLVGTDTIKDTSYYEIEVTFKKEGGGTDYDDVFVYWINKERFTVDYLAYKYEVNGGGIRFREAYNPRTIEGIRFVDYNNYKTDNLQTPLTQLDDLFEKNELALLSKIKTENVSVKLLN, encoded by the coding sequence ATGAAAAATGTTGTAATTCTGTTTTTGTTCTTTGCAGTAATTGCTTGTAAGGAACAGACCGAAAAAAACGAGCAGGTCATTGCCAATAAAGAATTAACGGCTCAAGATATTATTGACAAAGCCATAAAAAAATCGTGCAATGGAAATTGTAATCAAGCTGAAATAACATTTACTTTCAGAGAAAATAGTTATAGAAGTAAACGCTTAAAAGGTGCTTTTGAGCTAGAGCGTGTTGCAAAAGATTCTATAGGTGTGGTGCGAGATCAGCTTACAAATGAGGGCTTTACACGATCTGTAAATGATGTAGAATTAAAAATAGCCGATACAACTGCCAAAAAGCTAAGCAACAGCGTAAATTCTGTTCATTATTTTGTACAACTCCCTTATGGATTAAACGATGCTGCAGTTCAGAAAAAACTAGTAGGAACCGACACTATAAAAGATACTTCCTATTATGAAATAGAGGTTACTTTTAAGAAAGAAGGTGGCGGAACCGATTATGATGATGTGTTTGTTTATTGGATCAATAAAGAGCGTTTTACAGTAGATTATTTGGCTTATAAATATGAAGTAAATGGTGGTGGTATACGCTTTAGAGAAGCTTATAACCCTAGAACTATTGAAGGTATTCGTTTTGTTGACTATAATAATTATAAAACCGATAACCTTCAAACACCATTGACACAGCTAGACGATCTTTTTGAAAAAAATGAACTAGCGTTACTCTCAAAAATAAAGACTGAAAACGTCTCGGTAAAACTGCTTAATTGA
- the smpB gene encoding SsrA-binding protein SmpB, with protein MTLQKNVNIKNRKARFEYEILDTYVAGIVLAGTEIKAIREGKASIAESFCEFQNHELFVINMTVQEYSHATSFNHNPKSERKLLLNRNELKKLEKEVKNSGLTIIPLKLFTNDRGLAKLQIALSKGKKQYDKRETIKKRESKRNLSRIKKAFNN; from the coding sequence ATGACACTTCAGAAAAACGTAAATATTAAAAACCGAAAAGCTCGGTTTGAATATGAAATACTAGACACCTATGTAGCCGGTATTGTGTTGGCAGGAACCGAAATCAAGGCTATTAGAGAAGGTAAAGCCTCTATAGCAGAGAGTTTTTGTGAATTTCAAAATCATGAACTCTTTGTAATTAACATGACGGTGCAAGAGTATTCACACGCTACTAGTTTTAATCACAACCCAAAAAGCGAACGAAAGTTACTTTTAAACCGAAATGAGCTGAAAAAGCTCGAGAAAGAGGTTAAAAACTCAGGCTTAACGATCATCCCGCTTAAATTATTTACAAACGATCGCGGATTGGCAAAACTTCAAATTGCTCTATCTAAAGGTAAAAAGCAATATGATAAGCGTGAAACAATAAAAAAACGCGAAAGCAAGCGCAACTTAAGCCGAATTAAAAAAGCTTTTAATAATTAA